From a region of the Actinomadura luzonensis genome:
- a CDS encoding ABC transporter permease, which translates to MSKHFFGDTAVLLGRSLRHITRSPDTIITTAVMPIAMMLMFVYVFGGAINIGSGTSYVNYMLPGILLITVASGIAYTAYRLFMDMKGGIFERFQSMPTARSSVLWAHVLTSLVANLVSLVVVMLVALLMGFRSGAGVTAWLSVAGILVLFTLALTWIAVIPGLSAKTMEGASAFSYPLIFLPFLSSAFVPTDTMPTVVRVFADNQPVTSIVNAIRALFAGQPVGNDIWVALAWCVGILVVAYVFAMNTYRRKIS; encoded by the coding sequence ATGAGCAAGCACTTCTTCGGCGACACCGCCGTCCTGCTGGGACGGTCCCTGCGCCACATCACCCGCAGCCCCGACACCATCATCACCACCGCGGTGATGCCGATCGCCATGATGCTGATGTTCGTCTACGTCTTCGGCGGCGCGATCAACATCGGCTCCGGCACCTCCTACGTCAACTACATGCTGCCCGGCATCCTGCTCATCACGGTCGCCTCCGGCATCGCCTACACCGCCTACCGGCTGTTCATGGACATGAAGGGCGGCATCTTCGAGCGCTTCCAGTCGATGCCCACCGCCCGCTCGTCGGTGCTGTGGGCGCACGTGCTGACCTCACTGGTGGCCAATCTGGTCTCGCTCGTGGTCGTCATGCTGGTGGCCCTGCTCATGGGCTTCCGCTCGGGGGCGGGCGTGACGGCGTGGCTGTCGGTGGCGGGCATCCTGGTCCTGTTCACGCTGGCGCTGACCTGGATCGCCGTCATCCCCGGCCTGTCGGCCAAGACGATGGAGGGCGCGAGCGCGTTCTCCTACCCGCTGATCTTCCTGCCGTTCCTCAGCTCGGCGTTCGTGCCCACCGACACGATGCCCACCGTGGTGCGCGTCTTCGCCGACAACCAGCCGGTGACCAGCATCGTCAACGCCATCCGCGCCCTGTTCGCCGGGCAGCCGGTCGGCAACGACATCTGGGTCGCGCTCGCCTGGTGCGTCGGCATCCTCGTCGTCGCCTACGTCTTCGCCATGAACACCTACCGCCGCAAGATCTCCTGA